The window ATCGGCAGCAAACCAATTGGGTATTAAATATGTGCACCAGGAAAAAGATGCCATTGATTATAATATACAGCCAACCCTACCTCATAAACTAAGCCAGTATGGGCCATCGATTGCTGTGGGTGATGTAGATAACAACGGCTACGATGATTTTTATGTTGGCGGGGCCGCAGGCAATAAAGGCGTATTTTTTATGCAGGGTGCCGACGGTAAGTTCACCATGGACAATAATCGTTTTTTAAACGATAGTTTCAAGGAAGAAGAAGATATGGGTGCGCTGTTGTTTGATGCCAATGGCGATGGTTTCCTTGATTTATATGTAGTTAGCGGGAGCTATGAGTTTCCGAAAGACCATACCACCGCGCAGGACCGGCTTTATATTAACAATGGCAAGGGACAGTTTACAAAAAGCTTTGGCGCAGTACCCGTTGAGTACGATAATGGATCTTGCGTTCGGGCAGCCGATTTTGACCACGATGGCGATCTTGACCTGTTCGTAGGCGGTCGATCTGTTTCGGGTGCTTACCCCTCATCGCCGGTGAGCCATATTCTCAGGAACGATGGCGGCAAATTTACCGACGTAACCGCACAGCTTTGTCCCGAACTGGTACATGGCGGAATGATTACCGATGCGCTATGGTCTGATTTTGATAACGACGGGCTTGTTGACCTGGTTGTTGTTGGCGAGTGGATGCCGGTAACCTTTTACAAAAATACCGGCAACGGTTTTACCAAAATAAAAACGGGAATTGACGCTCACGTAGGCTGGTGGAACAGTATTGTTGCCGGTGATTTTAATAACGATGGCCAGGTGGATTATGTAGCCGGCAACCTGGGCCAAAATTCAAATTACAAAGCAACTTTTGAACAACCAATGACCATTATGGGGAAAGACCTTGATGGCAACGGCTCATTTGATGCCATGATATTTTGTTACATGAAGGCCGAGGACGGTTTGCAAAAGCCCTTCCCGATGCACACCCGCGACGATTTGATAAGCCAGCTGATATCTATCCGGAAAAAATACCCAAGCTACAGGGGGTTCGGCAAAGCTACTATGGACGATTTATGGAGCGACAAAGACAAAGAAAACGCGGTGATCATGAAAGCCACGGATATGAACACCAGCTTTATTGCCAACAAAGGAAACGGCAAATTTACAATAAGCCCCATGCCATTAGCCACACAAATGGCGCCCGTATACGGTATGGTTGCAAAAGATATTGACCAGGACGGCAACCTTGACCTGGTAATGGCGGGTAACGATTTTGGAATGGAGCCCTTTACCGGGCGGCATGATGCCTTTATGGGCTTGTACCTGAAGGGTAATGGCAAAGGCGGCTTTGCTCCTTTATCTGTTGCCAAAAGCGGGCTGTTTATTAATGGCGATGCCAAAGCGCTGGCCGCCATACAATCAGCTAAGGAAGGTGATATTTTAGTAGCCACCCAGAACCAGGACAGCCTGAAAATATATCGCCAAAACAGCATTGGTATGAAGCCTAAAAAATACATCAAACTAAAGGCTGACGATTTTTTTGCAGATCTCAGCTATAAAAACGGCAGTAAAAAACGGGTAGAGTTTTATTACGGTTCTACTTACTTGTCGCAATCATCGCGTAACCTACAAGTTGATGCAGATGTAAGTAAGATTACCATTACCGGATATTCCGGAAAGAAGAGAGAAATAGCCAATTAAAAAACGATGGCGGGTCGCTTAAAAACAACCCGCCATTTGTTTTTGTATCGAAGTGCTTCACTTCACCTGCGATGAGTAGCTCGGTTTTACTTCAAAACTAAAGGTCTGGCTGCCTGCCTCGCCGCTTTGGGTTATCCCTTGTATTACACCAACATAAGTTCCGGGTTGATCGGATGTGTAAAATGACAATTGTTGCTTACCATCGGCACCCGTATTTACAGATGGCGACCAATAAAGTACGTTCCTGAAATCGGGCATGTGGCTGGCCGCCTGCGTATCGGTATCGTAAACCGGCGAGTAAAACTGGCGCTCCTGCTGCAAACCTTCATAATCAAGCACCACCGCATGCGGATCTATTTCGGCACCGCCAAGATCGCCTTTGTAACTGGTAAAACTAAATATCCCATGTTCGTATGATGGCCCCAGCGAGTAGTTAAATGGCACATCCTCCAGTTTACGGATTTTGAGCGGATCAACCTTAAACACTTTATTCATATCAAAAAATGGCACCCCATCTATCAGCATCATCGGGTCATCGTCTGCCAGGAAACCTATGCCAATACCGGTAACCACTTTTACATGAAATTGGTTGCCGGTATGAAAAACGTTTGCCTCCCTGATGTATTCGCGCATTACTTCTTCCATCGTAGTAAAGCGGGTGTAGTTGTCTAACAGGTAAGTTTTGTAAGGCGCTCCATAAAATGCCGTGGTATCGGGCCGCGATTCGGTAAACTGCCTCATTTTTGCGCCATTGTAAATATTTTGAACCTGCATTGTTAGCGCAGCATCTTCAAACGTGGTTTGCAGGCCAGGTGTAACGTCAAAATGTGGTGTTGCCGTCTTTACAAATTGGTCAGAAAATGGTGTCAAAACATCTATGTGGTAATTGGTATCAACAGCGGTATTGGTTTCAACAACAATTTCATTTGGCCCGTAAAACTCCCGCATATTAAAAACCAGCTTACCACGGGCATCGCTTTTAGCGGCATACAGCTGGATGTGTTTACCCGGTATCCCAAGGTAGGCCTGGATATCTTTTTCGGGCTGATTATTAAGCTTATTAACCAGGGTAGCGGTAATCATAGGGCCGCTTAACTCGGGTAAAAAATTAAAAGCTGGTGTCTTTTTATTTAAAATATCGTCCCAGGCAAAACTTCGCCAGCCCTGGGTAAGCATCAGGTTGTCTGCAGCCTCTGTAGCTACAGCATTTTTATCGTTAAAATAATAACCCGGCGATTCAATATCTCCTCTTAAATCCGATTTTAACCATAAGTAGCTCAGTATATCTTCCTGTTGGTTGTGCTGCAACGAATCCATGCGGTAAACAGATACCGACAGGCTGGCGGCAGCAGGCTTATTACCTGCACCCTGCGTGGCTATAGTAACATCTGCCTTTTTACGCATGGCGTACTGTGCAGCGCTCGCGCCGGCGCTTATAGATAGTTTTTTTGTTGGACGTTTAAAATAAAGGCGTTCGCAAACCGGTCTCTTGTCGGCGCTGAAAATGGTTATTTGCGATATTCCTTCGCCAAGCCTGCTTTTATCTAAAATAAAACTGGCGGTACCGTTGGTTACCGCAGATGATTGCACCGCTTTAACTACCTGATGGCTTTGTACAAAAAGGAAAACGTTGCCATCAGGCAGGTTTGTATTTACGCTAACCGAAAGCTGGCCGTTGCCATTGTCTTTTAAGCTCATTACGTAGCCTTTATCGCTGATCGCCGGAATATCTTTTTGTATCAATTTGCCGTCAATTTTAATTACTGCACGATAGGAGGTATTACTTTGAGGCTTAAAAACAAATCTACCGATCCCGAATTTCAATGGCTCAAACCTGGCTACCGTATCATTGTTCTGATTAACAATTGCGCCTTTAAAATTTACGCCTTTACCAAATTGATCGGCAGCTTTTACACCTACTACACTTGCTATACCACTAACCAGGTGCCCGCCTTCCGGAAAAAACTGTATATCGTATGCCGCCAATGGTGTTTTCGCTTCCTTTACCGGACTTTTCAGCGGGTTTATGATGACCAGTTTCTTTGAAAAATAGTAGTCAGGGCCAAAGTTTTTCATCCAGCTGGTATAAGCCCGCAATACAAAATTACCGGTTGGCAAATTAACCGGGATATACAATGAACCATTCCCGCTGCCATCCTTCATAGCAATTTTTGTTTGTAATACCGGCGTTTGCTTATCATCAAGTACTTCAACATATGCCACCTTACTTAAGCCAAGCGGTTTCATAAAAATACCATCCACATTAAATAATTTAAACCAAAGCACTTCCCCTGCGGTGTAGCCATTTTTATCGGTATGTACAAATAATTTTTCCTGTAGCGCGTTTGATGTGTAATCATTAAAATTGGCCTGCACTTCGGGTAATACCTGCCCAAACAAACTGGTTATTGACATGATCGCTACTGCGAAAAAAATGCTGGTAATTTTTTTCATGATCCGGTATTGTTTTATTTCCAAAATGATGGTTTTTTATTTGTTCCGCGTAAGGTACAGTCCACGCAAATAGGCGATGATGCCGTGTACCCCCCCGGCGCGTAATCAACTGTCAATTCTATGCCCGAATAAATGAGGTCGTGTACCTCGGCAACATATATAGGCGGGATGGTTGGAATGGTGGTGGTAACTTTTCGTGCATATAATAGCGTATCCAAATGGCAACCACCATATGGAGTCTCGGCCACCCAGTTCGCCGGCAGGCTGGCTTTATCAACAAAAATTCGTTTTTGCGTTACTTGTCCTACAGTAACATAACCGATAACGGGCTCGTTAGGGTTACTGATGCAATGCATGTTACCTGTTAGTTCTGATGGCTGCGGGTCAAAAATTCCGCCAATCTGTTCTGTATTTTTCTTCAGAAGTTCAAAATAATTGAATGCATCTGACGTAATTGCGTATTGTTTTACAAGGATGCTGTACCTGAACCGAAACTTTTCCGAGTTAGCACGAACCAGCGCTATTGGTGCATTATTTACTTTATCTGCCGACAGTTTAGCCGTTGTAGTGGTAATTATGGTATTGGAGGTATCGCTTACCCAGCAATTGTATATAACCTGGTCGCCGGTTCGGGGGTATTGAAAATCCGGTGGCGGCGCCGAAGGGTTTTGAACAACTGTAATTAACGATCTAAACGCACTTTGGATCTGGTAGGTCTCCGTATACTCCCACCTGTAATATTTACTGTTATTGGTTGCGTCATGTGTATCAACACCAATTTGCAAGCCGTTACTGGTTATGTCAGTCCTCACACTGTCAATTGGCGGCGAGTTTTTTACCGGCACAAAATCTGAAGCATATTTACCGCCATTTAACGTGGTAATTTTAAGGCTGTATTTTTCGTTGGCAGATAAGTTTAAAGGTGCTGATACATAAGTCCCGTTACCTTTGCCGGTTAATTTATAGCTTGCGCCCCCGGCGCTTTCAACGGTTACCACAGCGCCCAATTCGGGGTTGGCTTTCGCGTTACTATCCAGGTTAACTGTACGGCGTAAGGTTATGGTGGTAGAATCGCCCAACGAGATATTGCCATCAACCACCAAATAGCTGGTTACTTTGGCCGAGGGCGCAATTGTAATCTGCTTTTTACAGGCCATTGCACCCATCAATACAAACAGTATGTATAGTATCCTTTTCATCATCTTAATTCCTCAAAAATCTTGTTAAATAAATCAACCGTGCTGTCATTTCCCCCTCCTATCAACATTAAAATTTGATATTATAATTTATAAAGGGTATCGGCCTGGCAAAAATTGACAGCTGGTACGAGTTGATTGCTCCGCCTTGTTGCTGAAAAAACGTTGAATACGCATTTTGCCTTCCTGTTAAATTGTAAACCCCAACCGTCCATGAGTTATGGAAAGTTTGGTGTATTTTATGGTTCCCATCTATATTGATAGAAAAATCGGACCTGAAATAATCCGGGATCCTGTATTCGTTCCGCCCTGAATAAAATACCCGTTCGGCACCGTTTGAATAATATTTGGCAATAGGTAACGTGATAGGTCTGCCGGTGCTGTAGGTAACATCCAGCGAAACGCTATACCTATGGGTTATGCGATAGTTGCCGGTAAAATTAAAGCTGTGCGGTTTATCGTAATTAGCCGGGTAATATGCCCCGCCATTAATGAGCTGGCCTGCAATGGCATCGTCCTGCTTTAAAAACGTGCGAGAGTAAGTGTAATTAACCCAGCCGTTTAGCTTGCCGGTTGTTTTACGTACCGAAAGTTCGACCCCGTAGGCCTTGCCCTTGGTGTTTAAAACTTCCTGCTCAATAGCATGACTCATTACCAGTTTTGCTCCGCTTTTATAATCCAGGTAATTGTCAATGTGTTTGTAATAAACCTCTACCGATGTTTCGATGGTATTTTGCTGCGCGTTTTTAAATATGCCGAGCGATACCTGGCTGCCGTATTGTGGTTTGATGTTAGGGTCGCTCAGTTTATAAATATCAATGGGCGATATAGCTGTAGTGTTTGACAATTGGTGAATGTATTGCGCAAGGGTATTGTAACTGGCCTTTAATGACAGGTCATCCTGGATATTGTAACGGGCAGATACCCTGATTTCGGGCCGGGAATACGTTTTTATGACTTTGCCGCTGGTATAGTTGGCGCTATCAACAACATTGACCGGGGTACGCGGCAAGCCGGGCGCATAGTTGCGTACAGTTTGTGCGCCCAAATAATTGAACAACGAATACCTGATACCCGCGCTAATAGTAAAATCGGGCGTAATGTCAATTTTATCGCCCAGGTATAAGGCGCTTTCCAAAGCCTGTTCATCTGCCACTTTATCGGGAATTATTAATGAGGATGAGCTATTGGGCGTTTCGCTGCCTGGGTTTAGTTTATAATAAATAGAGCTTAAACC is drawn from Mucilaginibacter ginsenosidivorax and contains these coding sequences:
- a CDS encoding DUF4249 domain-containing protein — protein: MMKRILYILFVLMGAMACKKQITIAPSAKVTSYLVVDGNISLGDSTTITLRRTVNLDSNAKANPELGAVVTVESAGGASYKLTGKGNGTYVSAPLNLSANEKYSLKITTLNGGKYASDFVPVKNSPPIDSVRTDITSNGLQIGVDTHDATNNSKYYRWEYTETYQIQSAFRSLITVVQNPSAPPPDFQYPRTGDQVIYNCWVSDTSNTIITTTTAKLSADKVNNAPIALVRANSEKFRFRYSILVKQYAITSDAFNYFELLKKNTEQIGGIFDPQPSELTGNMHCISNPNEPVIGYVTVGQVTQKRIFVDKASLPANWVAETPYGGCHLDTLLYARKVTTTIPTIPPIYVAEVHDLIYSGIELTVDYAPGGYTASSPICVDCTLRGTNKKPSFWK